A portion of the Ricinus communis isolate WT05 ecotype wild-type chromosome 10, ASM1957865v1, whole genome shotgun sequence genome contains these proteins:
- the LOC8261800 gene encoding uncharacterized protein LOC8261800, whose protein sequence is MEGLIPFVYRAIMQYKNGNEGPLGSWLNESPSSCYMRLPTGDSGRFQASDIRLFGSDYGFSTTSTTTNTNTITSSSSIKSSTTTQILVSTGAQSPLCSLTPRRVAA, encoded by the coding sequence atGGAGGGTCTTATTCCTTTTGTGTATAGAGCTATAATGCAATACAAGAATGGAAACGAAGGGCCTCTAGGTTCATGGCTAAACGAGTCACCTTCTTCTTGTTATATGCGACTTCCAACGGGTGATTCAGGTCGGTTTCAGGCTTCTGATATTCGACTTTTCGGATCCGATTATGGCTTCTCTACCACTTCTACTACTACCAATACTAATACTATAACATCATCATCCAGCATAAAGTCTTCCACCACTACTCAAATTCTTGTATCTACTGGTGCTCAATCTCCACTCTGTAGCTTGACTCCTCGTCGGGTAGCTGCATGA